One Nicotiana tomentosiformis chromosome 1, ASM39032v3, whole genome shotgun sequence genomic window, GTGAACATGGTCTATTGGTGTAGGCCtaaaaaaacaaacaaataatACTCCTTCATTTCTCTTCTCTACCGCATCGTCCTCATCCGAGCTCTTTCCTCTCAGGTACAAACCCTAGCTTTTACTTTTAAAGACAATCGAATTTTCAATCTTCAACGTTTCTCAAATTTTTCCTGTACTAGTTTTCTGATCTGCAATTTTATTCAGCAAAGTTGTTAGGATCAACGTCTCTATTTTCAGTTGATATTTTTTTCCCCTTATTTTTGTTTCATTTCTCATGGATCTGATAGAATCTGctgtagttgattttatttatcaGCCCGAACTCAGATCCAGTGAGAACAAtgctttttatttatatattttttatgctTGACTTGAAAGACTTACTTTCCGATCTGGATTTTTGAATAATTTTGCTGCATTTTGAGTTGAATAAATTGGATGAAATAGCAGCTATGATAGGATATAAACTGTACGCTTGATGTTTAGCTACCTTAGGGTGAAAACATAATTAAAACATAAGCCAACTATTTAGAAAGCAGTTGCTGTGAGGTAGAGGAAATTCCTCTCTTTATGTGTGCTTTGTACTTGGTAAGAATTATTTAAGCCACCCACACAAAGAAAAAGGGTATAAAAGAGCTAGTAACTATTAGGGATAAAGATAAAAGTAAAGCAGGTGTAGACCGAAGTGGGATGGGAATTATTGCTTTATGTTGCTGCAGTTTACAAATGTTGGATTCAAAAgagaataataaataagaaaatattttggttAGAGAGCAATTAAAATTTGTAGAGGGAAATATGGAATTCAGGGATAGTGGAGGGAGATAGGAAGAGGAAGAATGATATCATGATGGAACTGCAAGCTATGGTCAATTCAAATTTCATGTTAGTGCTATTCGAAGCCCCAATGAATAAACCCATGTCCAAGGAAGGGAAAAAAGAGAGTGTCCATTGTGGATGGGCAAACTTGTTGGGAGTTGCAGTGGATGGAGCAACTTTAAATTGTATGAGTAGGTACTCTGGACCCCCCAGCTTTTTGGTCAGACTTAGTTTTACCTCCATTGCTAAGCTGAGCTCCTGTTGGTTCATCTTTCATTATTATTACCTCAAGCATAATTGCCATCAGCTCAATGTTTTGGGTAATTCTTTGAGTCAGTCATTCTTCAAGTTCGTTATTGTTTGTTTCAATGTAGTCGCTTCATTAGTTTGTTGTATGGTTGTGTATAACTCGCTTCTAACTACATTTCATGCGTCCTTTACCACCATTTAGTGGACTGTTGGTTTTATGTGTAAATTAATATGGGTGAGTTGAACTATACCCTGCTGTGATTTTGCAGAAACTTACCAAGTTCAGCATCAAATGGCTGGCCATAGGATTGCACATGCCACATTGAAAGGCCCTAGTGTGGTGAAGGAAATAGTTATTGCAACTGTACTTGGTTTGGCTGCTGGTAGCTTATGGAAGATGCACCACTGGAATGAGCAAAGAAAAGTTAGGTCATTTTATGACTTGCTGGAGAAAGGTGAAATAAGTTTAGTCGCAGAAGAATAATTTTTCGAGGATCTCGCGTGAGTTGGCTCTTCAATTAAACATGGGCATACTCTTATGTCTAAAAGAATAAGTTTATAAACCAAGTATCTCTTTGTCTATTCATTGCTCCATGTTTGACTATTAAGTTTTTGATTTTTCATTGACCTGCTTTGACAGGCCAGAATGAATTTTCTTCATCAGTTTAAGTGTGTCATTTAACAGGCAAACCTCATATGTCTAATTTGAGTATATTATTTCTCGCCTAATAGGTTTAATCCAAAACCAGAAAATTTATCCCTGACCAATATGGTCCGTGTAATCCTCGCCTACACGGACTATTCGCTTAGTCCGTGTAATCCTCTCTAACATATATGCTGTTTCTGTATCTAGGTCTCTCTTCATTATTATTTACACAAAATAGATGTAGACGTGTGCTTGTAACTCCGAGATGGCATTATTCTGTTAATATATGTCTTATCATTGCTAGGAAGAACTCTTTCTTTTTCAAGAAAGACACCCTTTTTGAACGCATTTGTTAGGCTTTCCATTCATGTTGAGTTCCAAACCTCAAGCCGTGAAGCGTTAGCAACTTAATCACATCCATGTTTGGATTTTATCGAATGTGCTCTTTTCACATATGGTCTAAAGCTGACGAAATAACGTGCTAATTTGGTTATTCTAAATGGGTATGTTGAATTATATAAACATATGTTCACGTTTGCGTTATAGTTGGTTATTGACTAAAATTCACATTTTGTTGCAATTTCTTTGTCGTTATCCGTTAGAAGTTTCACTGTTTGTTGGAATCTATTTTACCTATCCTATTGCCGGGCTTGCATTACATCGAATATAAGTATAATGGCGtcaagaaaaatgaagaaatcggTCCTTTGGCGAATGTTGAATAAATTGCATGCTTAAGTAGAAATCTCTAGAGAAGGCATGCTAGTTATTTTACTGGTTCCTTGGTTGTTTACTTGTTTATCCTAATTTAAACCATTTACTGGAAATATATTATCTTTGATTAAAATACTTTAATTTAAACTATTATGGTCTAAGCAAAATCTCTTATTTGGCCAAAATGAAGAAACGAAGGAGGACTTGGGTTTTTTTGTTGTATAACAAATATAAGTGTTTAGTACCTTATTATCTAACTTAATATGTTTTATATTTAAATTGGAGTCGTCGAATTGTATCATTTTAAGATAAGTCGAGCTTGTACAAGTTGACTAAAGTGTGAACTttcttttttaataaataaaggtTACCATTGTGGTGAGAGGTTTAGACCTGTATATTAAAATCCAAAGTAAATACATGAAGAATTGGGACAAATA contains:
- the LOC104099612 gene encoding cytochrome c oxidase subunit 5C-2, which codes for MAGHRIAHATLKGPSVVKEIVIATVLGLAAGSLWKMHHWNEQRKVRSFYDLLEKGEISLVAEE